One Archangium lipolyticum genomic region harbors:
- a CDS encoding ATP-binding cassette domain-containing protein — MSQTPLLSLRGISKRFGAVQALTKVDFEVYPGEVVALVGDNGAGKSTLIKVISGIIPIDEGDILFDGKPVTLGMPQKSTALGIATVYQDLALCDNLDVVGNLFLGRELAAKGVGGLLGWLDETTMERQSAELLQRLAVSIPSARTQVAALSGGQRQSIAVARAMMGSPKMVLLDEPTAALGVAQTRQVLDLIRRLREQGLGVVVISHNLADVFSVADRIIVMRLGRRVATFDVKAAKEVEVVSAITGAIPSGERAQSMGVQP, encoded by the coding sequence ACCAAGGTGGACTTCGAGGTCTACCCGGGTGAGGTGGTGGCCCTCGTTGGAGACAACGGAGCAGGGAAGTCGACCCTCATCAAGGTCATCTCGGGAATCATCCCCATCGACGAGGGAGACATCCTCTTCGATGGCAAGCCGGTGACGCTGGGCATGCCCCAGAAGTCCACCGCGCTGGGAATCGCGACCGTGTACCAGGATCTCGCCCTCTGCGATAACCTGGACGTGGTGGGGAACCTGTTCCTCGGGCGCGAGCTGGCCGCCAAGGGTGTGGGCGGGCTGCTGGGTTGGCTCGACGAGACGACCATGGAACGCCAGTCCGCCGAGTTGCTCCAGCGGCTCGCGGTGAGCATTCCGAGCGCGCGCACACAGGTGGCCGCGTTGTCCGGTGGCCAGCGTCAGTCCATCGCCGTGGCCCGCGCGATGATGGGCTCGCCGAAGATGGTGCTGCTGGACGAGCCCACGGCGGCGCTCGGTGTCGCGCAGACACGGCAGGTGCTCGATCTCATCCGGCGGCTGCGCGAGCAGGGCCTGGGGGTCGTGGTCATCAGTCACAACCTGGCGGACGTGTTCTCCGTGGCCGATCGCATCATCGTGATGCGCCTCGGCCGGCGGGTGGCGACGTTCGATGTCAAAGCGGCGAAGGAGGTGGAGGTCGTCTCCGCCATCACCGGCGCCATTCCATCGGGCGAAAGGGCCCAATCCATGGGGGTGCAGCCATGA
- a CDS encoding sugar ABC transporter permease codes for MSAAPNAMPAIDPRLIQDEPGLMGALKGFRRRISQGELGSLPVLIGLVAIWVTFYLANERFLSAVNLTNLMLQIAAMGMISAGIVLVLLLGEIDLSAGAVSGLAAAVMAILNVKLQWGAVPSLLAGLGTGAAIGLFQGIWITRFRVPSFVVTLAGFLGWQGALLYVLGGTGTVNLNDRLITGMTGTFFEPSIAWPLVILIVIVDLATVALERARRAAAGLPLPRIRSTAMRVVLTSGALVAATAIFTQDRGLPLGTLILVGVVLLLETVLVCTRFGRHVFAVGGNMEASRRSGIRVERIRVAVFTLGSTLAAAGGILASSRLLAVNQSSGSGDILLNAIAAAVIGGTSLFGGRGSAWSAILGALVIGSISNGMDLLALSSSVKFMVTGAVLLVAASIDAISRRGRQASGRA; via the coding sequence ATGAGCGCTGCTCCGAATGCCATGCCAGCGATCGACCCTCGCCTGATCCAGGACGAGCCGGGGCTGATGGGAGCCCTCAAGGGCTTCCGCCGCCGTATCTCTCAGGGGGAGTTGGGGAGCCTGCCCGTTCTCATCGGGCTGGTGGCCATCTGGGTGACCTTCTACCTGGCCAATGAGCGCTTCCTCTCCGCCGTCAACCTCACCAACCTCATGCTGCAGATCGCCGCCATGGGGATGATCTCCGCGGGCATCGTGCTGGTGCTGTTGCTCGGGGAGATCGACCTGTCGGCGGGCGCGGTGAGCGGCCTGGCCGCCGCCGTGATGGCGATCCTCAACGTCAAGCTGCAGTGGGGGGCCGTGCCCTCGCTGCTGGCCGGACTGGGCACGGGCGCGGCGATCGGGCTGTTCCAGGGCATCTGGATCACCCGGTTCCGGGTTCCCTCCTTCGTGGTCACCCTGGCCGGGTTCCTCGGATGGCAGGGCGCGCTGCTCTACGTGCTGGGCGGTACGGGCACGGTGAACCTGAACGACCGGCTCATCACGGGGATGACCGGCACGTTCTTCGAGCCGTCCATCGCCTGGCCGCTGGTGATCCTGATCGTCATCGTGGATCTGGCGACCGTCGCCCTCGAGCGGGCCCGGCGGGCGGCGGCGGGGCTGCCGCTGCCACGGATCCGCTCCACCGCCATGCGGGTGGTCCTCACCTCGGGTGCGCTGGTGGCGGCCACCGCCATCTTCACGCAGGATCGCGGCCTGCCGCTCGGGACGCTGATCCTCGTGGGCGTCGTCCTGCTGCTCGAGACGGTGCTGGTGTGCACGCGCTTCGGCCGTCACGTCTTCGCGGTGGGCGGCAACATGGAGGCGTCGCGGCGCTCCGGCATCCGGGTCGAGCGCATCCGGGTCGCCGTCTTCACGCTCGGCTCCACCCTGGCGGCCGCGGGAGGCATCCTCGCCTCCTCGCGACTGCTGGCGGTGAACCAGTCGTCGGGCAGCGGTGACATCCTGCTCAACGCCATCGCGGCGGCGGTGATCGGCGGCACCAGCCTCTTCGGTGGGCGGGGCTCGGCCTGGTCGGCGATCCTCGGGGCCCTGGTCATCGGCTCCATCTCCAACGGGATGGATCTGCTGGCGCTGTCCTCGTCGGTGAAGTTCATGGTGACGGGCGCGGTGCTGCTCGTGGCCGCCTCCATCGACGCCATCTCCCGGCGCGGCCGTCAGGCCTCCGGCCGGGCCTGA
- a CDS encoding HAD family hydrolase has translation MNSQPLLPVFDIGGVFLDWNPRYLYRKLFTDEAAMEHFLSTVCTSEWNVLQDAGRTWAEAIAELSGRFPEHAELIRCYDTRWEEMIPRVFEGTVELLRALQARGPVYAITNFSAEKFAYAKTRWPFLASFDGCVVSGECRMLKPDPAIYRRLCQQYGLEPSRCLFIDDVQKNVDGARAVGMQAVRFESPEQLRAELVARGMLT, from the coding sequence ATGAATTCCCAACCGCTCCTGCCCGTGTTCGACATCGGCGGTGTGTTCCTCGACTGGAACCCGCGCTACCTCTATCGCAAGCTGTTCACCGATGAGGCGGCGATGGAACACTTCCTCTCCACCGTCTGCACGTCGGAGTGGAACGTGCTGCAGGATGCTGGCCGCACCTGGGCCGAGGCCATCGCCGAGCTGTCCGGGCGCTTCCCGGAGCATGCCGAGCTGATCCGCTGCTACGACACGCGCTGGGAGGAGATGATCCCGCGTGTCTTCGAGGGTACGGTCGAGCTCCTCAGAGCCTTGCAGGCCCGGGGTCCGGTGTATGCGATCACCAACTTCTCGGCGGAGAAGTTCGCGTATGCCAAGACGCGCTGGCCGTTCCTCGCGAGCTTCGATGGCTGTGTCGTCTCGGGGGAGTGCCGGATGCTCAAGCCGGATCCGGCGATCTACCGGCGGCTCTGCCAGCAGTACGGCCTCGAGCCCTCGCGCTGCCTGTTCATCGACGACGTGCAGAAGAACGTCGACGGGGCGCGCGCGGTGGGAATGCAGGCGGTGCGCTTCGAGAGCCCCGAGCAGCTGCGCGCTGAGCTGGTCGCACGCGGAATGCTGACGTAG
- a CDS encoding glycosyl hydrolase family 18 protein, translating to MSRTRKFLITGLLGTLAACGGQEPQEQVGSQGLELAANAAGLTATFSSSSSWEGGFNGVITIKNTTSSQISDWAVSFKFNGNAAISGSPWGAGGSATKAGDGTWTVLPNTWGGNIVPANGSVTVTFGGTGTYSGISSCTINGYSCGGSVPPPVDPTPPTVSLSASPANLTSPGSVSLSAPATDNVGVTKVEFYRNGVLLSTDTSSPFTASDSFSSFSQNGTYGYTAKAHDAAGNTATSSVASVTVSISDTPPPPPPGGRMYIGYASSWNTSINDLTPAIIPSYYTHVNLSFVRPDMAYVKGSYEFDQAVAGFEFFEGATTNTGQKKFTREQALTLINNIKALRQRGTQVWISVGGWSYSQGSQWSNFNAARVVDLAQDLGADGIDIDWESSGSSCNKLTADQFSCTKDGEISHIITSLYNTIQSRGLSLGISIAGWSTGAYYVKGTPFEEGKVQWGSPFGGTMYTVVKNHGNKLHHINLMSYDGGDYYDPREGYESYRAIYSGPIAMGLEIAPEGAGGATLKLNAEPGTVYDAEMLTGQNNMATKYYNVETLATYLKNKGKPTDGMMVWQIWKERVHAPAPAGAASVNSTGQLVCQLLGITSNCNQSLPNLPKY from the coding sequence ATGAGCAGGACGCGGAAGTTCCTCATCACCGGTCTGTTGGGCACGCTCGCCGCATGTGGTGGGCAGGAACCGCAGGAGCAGGTGGGCTCCCAGGGGCTCGAGCTCGCTGCCAACGCCGCCGGGCTGACGGCTACCTTCAGCAGCAGCTCGAGCTGGGAGGGTGGCTTCAACGGGGTGATCACCATCAAGAACACCACGAGCAGCCAGATCTCCGACTGGGCGGTGTCCTTCAAGTTCAACGGCAACGCGGCGATCAGCGGTTCTCCCTGGGGCGCCGGAGGCTCCGCGACCAAGGCGGGCGATGGGACGTGGACCGTCCTGCCGAACACCTGGGGCGGCAACATCGTGCCCGCCAACGGCTCCGTGACCGTCACCTTCGGAGGCACGGGGACCTACAGCGGCATCAGCTCCTGCACCATCAACGGGTACTCCTGCGGAGGGAGCGTGCCGCCTCCCGTGGATCCCACGCCTCCGACGGTCAGCCTCTCGGCCAGCCCGGCCAACCTCACGAGCCCGGGCAGCGTGAGCCTCTCCGCGCCGGCGACCGACAACGTGGGCGTGACGAAGGTCGAGTTCTACAGGAACGGGGTGCTCCTGAGCACGGACACCTCCAGCCCATTCACCGCGTCGGACTCCTTCAGCTCCTTCAGCCAGAATGGCACCTACGGCTACACGGCCAAGGCCCATGACGCCGCGGGGAACACCGCCACCTCCAGCGTGGCGAGCGTCACCGTCAGCATCTCCGACACCCCGCCGCCTCCTCCTCCGGGCGGGAGGATGTACATCGGCTACGCCAGCAGCTGGAACACGAGCATCAACGATCTCACCCCCGCCATCATCCCCAGCTACTACACGCACGTGAACCTCTCCTTCGTGCGGCCGGACATGGCGTACGTGAAGGGCTCGTACGAGTTCGATCAGGCCGTGGCGGGCTTCGAGTTCTTCGAGGGCGCCACGACGAACACCGGGCAGAAGAAGTTCACCCGGGAGCAGGCGCTCACGCTCATCAACAACATCAAGGCGCTGCGCCAGCGCGGCACGCAGGTGTGGATCTCCGTCGGCGGCTGGAGCTACAGCCAGGGCAGCCAGTGGTCCAACTTCAACGCGGCCCGTGTCGTCGACCTGGCGCAGGACCTCGGCGCCGACGGCATCGACATCGACTGGGAGTCCAGCGGCAGCAGCTGCAACAAGCTGACGGCGGACCAGTTCAGCTGCACCAAGGACGGTGAGATCTCCCACATCATCACCAGCCTCTACAACACCATCCAGAGCCGGGGCCTGTCGCTGGGCATCTCGATCGCCGGCTGGTCCACGGGCGCCTACTACGTGAAGGGCACGCCGTTCGAGGAGGGCAAGGTGCAGTGGGGCTCTCCCTTCGGTGGAACGATGTACACCGTGGTGAAGAACCACGGGAACAAGCTGCACCACATCAACCTCATGTCCTACGACGGCGGCGACTACTACGACCCGCGCGAGGGCTATGAGTCCTACCGGGCCATCTACAGCGGGCCGATCGCCATGGGGCTGGAGATCGCCCCGGAGGGCGCGGGTGGCGCGACGCTGAAGCTCAACGCGGAGCCCGGCACGGTGTACGACGCCGAGATGCTCACCGGGCAGAACAACATGGCGACGAAGTATTACAACGTCGAGACGCTCGCCACGTACCTGAAGAACAAGGGCAAGCCGACGGACGGCATGATGGTGTGGCAGATCTGGAAGGAGCGCGTCCACGCGCCGGCCCCGGCCGGAGCCGCGTCGGTGAACTCCACCGGCCAGCTCGTCTGCCAGCTCCTGGGCATCACCAGCAATTGCAACCAGAGCCTGCCCAACCTCCCGAAGTACTAG